A part of Capsicum annuum cultivar UCD-10X-F1 chromosome 6, UCD10Xv1.1, whole genome shotgun sequence genomic DNA contains:
- the LOC107873314 gene encoding peptide-N4-(N-acetyl-beta-glucosaminyl)asparagine amidase A, whose protein sequence is MAILFFFFFVSFIASFSFSLPEHHFHFTKHGLRQNTSSQSQQYLEITRPLPFANLAPSCTFHILTHDFGNTMGLPPVSASYSPPANCSWTHVALQFNASSKGTQYDRIAAVWLGGAEILRTSTADPTNEGIFWTVSKDVTRYCSILVNQNISLSVMLENLVNDIYTGVYQVNISFLYYDVKKRDVSLSSYLDSNRKLKLKNEVLVNNLRSEYEQPADLILPISGNGSEGFWFRILNESELHGQRVIIPKNTYKAVIEIYVSSHGYDEFWYSNPPDSYIQMNNLTTKRGHGAYREVLVNIDENLVGSLVPFPVIFTGGINPMYWEPLVSIGAFDLPSYNIDLTPYLGLLLDGEAHFLGFGVNDSIPFWLVDANLHLWVDNNCALPCKVHTKALAFRTPKFKIKRSSSFLGLDGSVEVEMKRKSEMSFWVNSTAGYLTTIIKRELKFKSKINFYLNGTEKNIKQKVKEEIEVRVLSDSGGTISQTKVKRKFPLTIISKTLASRENGTTLMLSDLDHEWKEKKKSDGGSSSSLTNRQHCNGWMVVQDHNVIHGGATTQQTYSYSDDVDCYSRIISAANGKLVNDTANSLCAAAPLKFGSFSAL, encoded by the coding sequence ATGGcgattctcttcttcttcttcttcgtcagTTTTATTGCCTCATTTTCCTTCTCCTTACCTGAACACCATTTCCATTTTACCAAACATGGTCTTCGCCAGAATACTTCTTCACAATCACAGCAATACTTGGAAATCACTCGTCCATTGCCATTTGCAAATCTCGCCCCTTCCTGCACTTTTCATATCCTCACTCATGACTTCGGCAATACGATGGGTCTCCCTCCGGTCTCCGCCTCTTACTCTCCTCCGGCCAACTGCTCTTGGACCCATGTGGCTCTTCAGTTCAATGCTTCTTCCAAAGGTACGCAATATGACCGTATCGCCGCCGTCTGGCTTGGCGGTGCCGAGATCCTCCGTACCAGCACCGCGGATCCTACCAACGAGGGAATTTTCTGGACTGTTTCGAAGGATGTTACCAGGTACTGCTCCATTCTGGTCAACCAGAATATATCTCTATCTGTCATGCTGGAAAATCTGGTGAACGACATTTATACTGGTGTTTATCAGGTCAATATTAGTTTCCTGTACTACGATGTTAAGAAAAGGGATGTTTCCCTATCAAGTTATCTTGATTCTAATCGGAAACTGAAGTTGAAAAATGAAGTGCTTGTTAACAATTTGAGAAGTGAGTATGAACAACCGGCAGATTTGATATTGCCAATATCAGGAAATGGGAGTGAAGGATTTTGGTTCCGAATTCTAAATGAATCTGAGTTGCATGGGCAGAGAGTTATTATTCCGAAGAATACATACAAAGCTGTGATTGAGATTTACGTATCATCTCACGGGTATGATGAGTTTTGGTACTCGAATCCTCCTGATTCGTACATACAAATGAACAATTTAACTACCAAGAGAGGTCATGGAGCGTACAGGGAAGTTTTAGTGAATATAGATGAGAATTTGGTTGGATCCCTAGTTCCATTTCCTGTTATTTTCACTGGTGGAATTAATCCTATGTACTGGGAACCACTTGTTTCAATTGGGGCCTTCGATCTTCCTTCTTATAACATTGATTTAACACCATATCTGGGGCTTCTACTTGATGGCGAAGCCCATTTTCTAGGGTTTGGAGTGAACGATAGTATTCCATTCTGGCTTGTGGATGCCAATTTGCACCTCTGGGTGGATAACAATTGTGCGTTGCCCTGTAAAGTGCACACTAAAGCTCTTGCTTTCCGTACCCCTAAGTTCAAGATTAAGCGGTCTTCAAGTTTTCTTGGCCTTGATGGTTCAGTTGAAGTTGAGATGAAGAGGAAGAGTGAGATGTCTTTTTGGGTGAACTCAACTGCAGGATATTTGACTACTATAATTAAGCGAGAATTGAAGTTTAAGAGCAAAATAAACTTTTATCTAAACGGAACTGAGAAAAATATTAAGCAAAAAGTGAAGGAAGAGATAGAAGTTAGAGTGCTATCTGATAGTGGTGGCACCATCTCTCAGACCAAGGTGAAGAGGAAATTTCCACTTACTATAATCTCTAAGACATTAGCATCGAGGGAGAATGGTACAACCTTGATGCTTTCTGATTTGGACCATGAAtggaaggagaagaagaagtcGGACGGTGGTTCTTCAAGCTCATTGACAAATCGGCAGCATTGCAATGGGTGGATGGTTGTTCAAGATCACAATGTTATACATGGTGGGGCGACCACTCAACAAACTTATTCTTACTCGGATGATGTTGATTGCTATTCTCGAATCATTTCAGCTGCCAATGGCAAGCTTGTGAATGACACTGCAAACAGTCTTTGTGCAGCAGCTCCTTTGAAGTTTGGTTCATTTTCTGCCTTGTGA